One genomic segment of Chelonia mydas isolate rCheMyd1 chromosome 1, rCheMyd1.pri.v2, whole genome shotgun sequence includes these proteins:
- the LOC102938872 gene encoding anionic trypsin isoform X1: MKFLLILACLGAAVAVPVDDDDKIVGGYPCSVPYQVSLNSGYHFCGGSLINNQWVVSAAHCYKSRIEVRLGEYNIDVVEGNEQFISAIKIIRHPKYNSRLLDNDIMLIKLATQANLNSHVATIPLPSACVAAGTQCLISGWGNTLSSGSNYPEILQCLDAPVLTDAVCSAAYPGQITENMFCIGFPEGGKDSCQGDSGGPAVCNGVLQGIVSWGIGCAQQGYPGVYTKVCNYVDWIKDTIAAN, from the exons ATGAAGTTTCTCCTGATTCTTgcctgcctaggagcagcag TTGCTGTCCCTGTTGATGATGATGACAAAATCGTGGGGGGCTACCCCTGCTCTGTCCCATACCAGGTGTCCCTGAACTCTGGATACCACTTCTGCGGGGGCTCCCTCATCAACAACCAATGGGTCGTGTCAGCTGCTCACTGCTACAAATC CCGCATCGAGGTGAGGCTCGGGGAATACAACATCGATGTGGTGGAAGGGAACGAGCAGTTCATCAGCGCCATTAAAATAATTCGCCACCCCAAATACAATTCAAGGCTCCTGGATAATGACATTATGCTGATCAAGCTGGCAACCCAAGCTAACTTGAACTCCCATGTCGCAACCATCCCTCTTCCCTCTGCTTGTGTGGCTGCTGGGACTCAGTGTCTGATTTCTGGGTGGGGAAACACCCTCAGCAGTGGCT CTAACTACCCCGAGATTCTCCAGTGTCTGGATGCTCCAGTCCTGACTGACGCTGTGTGCAGTGCTGCTTACCCAGGGCAAATCACTGAAAACATGTTCTGCATTGGATTCCCTGAGGGTGGCAAAGACTCCTGCCAG GGTGATTCTGGTGGCCCAGCTGTGTGCAACGGTGTGCTCCAAGGAATTGTGTCCTGGGGGATTGGGTGTGCTCAGCAGGGTTACCCTGGAGTCTACACCAAGGTCTGCAACTATGTTGACTGGATCAAGGATACCATTGCTGCCAACTGA
- the LOC102938872 gene encoding anionic trypsin isoform X2, with the protein MLIKLATQANLNSHVATIPLPSACVAAGTQCLISGWGNTLSSGSNYPEILQCLDAPVLTDAVCSAAYPGQITENMFCIGFPEGGKDSCQGDSGGPAVCNGVLQGIVSWGIGCAQQGYPGVYTKVCNYVDWIKDTIAAN; encoded by the exons ATGCTGATCAAGCTGGCAACCCAAGCTAACTTGAACTCCCATGTCGCAACCATCCCTCTTCCCTCTGCTTGTGTGGCTGCTGGGACTCAGTGTCTGATTTCTGGGTGGGGAAACACCCTCAGCAGTGGCT CTAACTACCCCGAGATTCTCCAGTGTCTGGATGCTCCAGTCCTGACTGACGCTGTGTGCAGTGCTGCTTACCCAGGGCAAATCACTGAAAACATGTTCTGCATTGGATTCCCTGAGGGTGGCAAAGACTCCTGCCAG GGTGATTCTGGTGGCCCAGCTGTGTGCAACGGTGTGCTCCAAGGAATTGTGTCCTGGGGGATTGGGTGTGCTCAGCAGGGTTACCCTGGAGTCTACACCAAGGTCTGCAACTATGTTGACTGGATCAAGGATACCATTGCTGCCAACTGA